The following proteins come from a genomic window of Sorex araneus isolate mSorAra2 chromosome 1, mSorAra2.pri, whole genome shotgun sequence:
- the ARL5A gene encoding ADP-ribosylation factor-like protein 5A has product MGILFTRIWRLFSHQEHKVIIVGLDNAGKTTILYQFSMNEVVHTSPTIGSNVEEIVVNNTRFLMWDIGGQESLRSSWNTYYTNTEFVIVVVDSTDRERISVTREELYKMLAHEDLKKAGLLIFANKQDVKECMTVAEISQFLKLTSIKDHQWHIQACCALTGEGLCQGLEWMMSRLKIR; this is encoded by the exons AGCACAAAGTTATCATTGTTGGGCTGGATAATGCGGGGAAAACTACCATTCTTTATCAGTT ttccATGAATGAAGTTGTCCATACGTCTCCTACAATAGGAAGTAATGTAGAAGAGATAGTGGTTAATAATACACGTTTTCTAATGTGGGATATTGGTGGCCAAGAATCTCTTCGTTCTTCCTGGAACACTTATTATACCAACACAGAG tTTGTGATAGTTGTTGTGGACAGTACCGACAGGGAAAGGATTTCTGTGACTAGAGAAGAACTCTACAAAATGTTAGCCCACGAG GACCTAAAGAAAGCTGGATTGCTGATTTTTGCTAATAAACAAGATGTTAAAGAATGCATGACTGTAGCAGAAATTTCCCAGTTTTTGAAACTAACTTCTATTAAAGATCACCAGTGGCATATACAGGCATGCTGTGCTCTTACTGGCGAGGG gCTATGCCAAGGACTTGAGTGGATGATGTCACGACTTAAGATTAGATGA